The Mustela nigripes isolate SB6536 chromosome 8, MUSNIG.SB6536, whole genome shotgun sequence DNA segment TTATAATCAAAGGAACAAAGATAAGGATGACATTACTCATTTGAAAGAGTGCAAGCACAAAGATCTTTAAAGTgctgacagaaaagaaaaaacctgttaATCTAGTATTCAGTACTTGAGAAAAagcatctttcaaaaatgaaagcaaaataaagatgttGTATAAGCCTGCTATACAAAATATGataaaggggacacctgggtggctcagtgggttaagccgatgccttcagctcaggtcataatcccaggaacctaggatcaagtcctgcatcgggctccttgctcagcagggagcctgcctctctctctgcctctgcctgcctctctgcctgcttgcgtgatttctctctctctctttctgacaaataaataaaatctttttaaaaaatatgataaaggACATCCTTTGGGCATTAGGAAAATTATACCAGATGGAAATCTGTTGTCTACGCAAAGGAGTAAAGATTGTGTTATGAGGTTTATGACATATGTAAAAGTGAAATGCACGACAATATTAGCATAAAGgccaagaaggaggaaaggaaagcttGTAAGATTCTTATATTAGAAATAGTATATTATTTGAAGGTAAGattgtgataaatatatataatataaacccCAAGCAACTCGAACGAAAGAAGCCAGCACTCAGATGTCCTCAGATGATAAATTGATAAACAAATGttgtatccatacaatggaatatgatttatccggaaaaagaaatgaattactgATCCGTGCTATGAATGGATGGACTTTGaaaacatgttaagtgaaagaagccagtcataaaaggCCATGTATGAgtccatttaaatgaaatgttcagaataggcaaacTCATAGAGacaaaacagattagtggttgccacaGACTGGGGAAGTGGGAATAAGGAGTGCCTACTTGATGGCAGTGGGGTTTCTTTTatggggtaatgaaaatgttccgTAATTAGTGAGGATGGTTGCACAACAGGGATAATGtattaaaagccactgaattgtacactttaaaatggttaaaatggtgggacgcctggctggctcagtgggtacagtgcatgactcttaatctctgagttgtaagtttgagccttATGTTGCGGGTAAAgggtacttaaaaataaaatctaataggggcgcctgggtggctcagtcgttaagtgtctgccttcggctcaggtcaagccccgcatggggctccctgctcggcgggaagtttgcttctccctctcccacatcccctgcttgtgttccctctctcgctgcgtctacatctgtcaaataaataaataaataaataaataaataaataaataaataaaatctttaaaaaaatctaataaaaatggttaaaatggggaATTTTCTATTATGTGGAtgttacctcaataaaaaatgttaagcCAACAAAAAGAGATGTATGATGGATTcataaatattctaaaagaaggctaaaaaagaggaagagggtaACAAAGAACAGactgaacaaatagaaaataaatagcaggATGATGGGCTGTCAGTAATGGCCTCTCAAGGGGTTCGAGCCCACGGTCCCGGCTGTGACGCAGGGGAGGCTGGTGATGGCCGCTATGGAGGCTTTGCCCCAGTGCCCAGAAGGGGGAGCCACTTGCGGTCCCGAGGTGTGCTGGAGGCTGAGGGGTGGGAGAACACGGCCCCCTGGGAGTGGTGGCTGGGTAaggtagggaaggaagaatgagtaaggaggaaaaaaaggatggAGGGGACATGCAGATGCCAGTAAAGCACCATCAGCTCTAGCTTCAGGAGCTGTGGGCGCCTGGTTTGGGAAACTAGTCCCTTAAGTAAGGAAGATACAGAATTTAAACCTGGTCTCACAAGTGTGTGGTAGAGCCAAAGACAAACAACCAAGGGTCATCTGAAATTGTCCTCTGTTCACTAATAATCTCAGGACAAAGTGGGGAGCTCACTCTTCAAGCATAAGACTTACAGACAAGCTTGATATAAAGCCTTGGGCTGACTGTGTTGTGAAATGGGATGCAGAGGACCCGTACAGCCCCCTTACGAAAGCGGTTTCCGCCCTTACTCCATTGTTTCCAGCAAATGTCATACTGTCCCGGAAATTGGCCAGGATGATTGAGGCCAGGCAAAAGGAgcaaaagaagaagcaaaatcGTCAAGAAACTATAGCAGAAGCTAAGCAATTAAAGAAGGACTGAAGGGATGAACAGCATCTCACACCCAGAGGAAAATCACTTGGAAAATTATGCAGCTTTGGAAGGGCCCACTAagatttcttttctggtttttatgACAGTGATCTGTAGTAAACAAAGTCTGAGCACATCAAAGAATCATGTTAAGTTGTGACTTCTAGTGCAGCAGCCTCTAGGCTTTGGTGTAGTTGTTGACGGTTATTGTAAATTGGCATTTATTAtgctataaattctttttttttttttttaagattttatttatttatttgacagagagagatcacaagtaggcagagaggcagagagagagagagaggaggaagcagactccctgcagagcagagagcccgatgcgggactcgatcccaggaccctgagatcatgacctgagccgaaggcagcggctcaacccactgagccacccaggtgcccctgctataAATTCTTTATAACTGACTTAGTCATTTGCCATTTTGCAGTTTATTGTACTGTGAAAACATCCTGTGGAGAATAAGGACTATACATTATGAACTCTATTCAAATAATGGCTTAGAATGGAGTTCTTTTCTGGATGAAAGGAATTGAGAATGTAAAAATCAGAACTATCTTGAGGTGAAAAGTGTGTTTTGGCTAAAAGGCATAtagtatattaattaaatattttatcattattgctTATTTCTTGGAATAGAATCATTTCTGGCTTTCTCAAAGCCAAATATTAACCAATGACTATTTCTGTGttctacatttttctcattttttagcCTTTGAGATACTTATCagacattctgtatttttttaatctaattttatgaAGAATGCTTTCATTGAAAATGTAGAATACCACCTACTGGGTAGAACAAGTTTTGTATTAATGAACACTGCCATTTTCTTAGAGATGTCTTGTTGAGTAAAATAACACTATGACTTAAAGCTTGCAGtaaagggacgcctggctggctcagttggttaagcatctgcctttagctcaggtcgtgatcccagggtcctgggattgagctccacattgggttccctgctcagtggggagtctgcttctccctctccctctactcctcccccagctgtgtgctctctctctctctctcaaataaataaataaaatcttcaaaaaaataaagcttgCAATAAAAATGCAAGCCTTGTGGTACTTTGgaaacattattctttttttttttttttttttttaaagattttatttatttatttgacagagagaaatcacaagtagacagagaggcaggcagagagagagagagggaagcaggctccccgctgagcagagagcccgatgcgggactcgatcccaggaccctgagaccatgacctgagccgaaggcagcggcttaactcactgagccacccaggcgccctggaaacaTTATTCTTTCTTGTGGTAAGTACAAATGTAAATTAGTTAAAATGTCTTATCAGACAATTTGCTAATTATATAGATGccacttttgtgttttttattccgttctttgttttaatttatttagtagtGGTGTTCTATATGTTGATCAAACAGGTTCATGgtgaaaactaaaaattcaaatttcttgtaagaaattcttaaaaagtaaGAAGTCATGCTTCAAGTGGTAAAGAAAGGTTTAACATTTGGGAAGACTTTTTTCATCGTACTAGTAATTGGGTGAAAAAGGTAAATTATGTCAAAATGAGAATgtgttaaaattagaaataaagagcTAAAGCATATTTCCTTCAGTTAAGTGGTACAACTGGAACTTTTAGTATTAAACATAgcttttaggggcgcctaggcagttcagtccttaagtgtctgccttcagcttgggtcatgatcccagggtcctaggatcaagcccacattgggctcccttctcagcaggaagcccgtttcaccctctcctactcccctgctcttgtttcctctcttgctgtctctctctctgtcaaataaataaataagatctttaaaaataaatcttttaaaaaaatctttttaaacattttatttatttgacagagacacagcgagagagggaacacaagcagagggagtgggaaagggagaatgtTTTCATAATGTTTTCTTCACCTctgataataaattttaaattacaaaaaattgtCTAAgagctttaatttaaaaatgaaactagataTTGAAATAAATTTGGGTGCCcaaatggctcagttggtaaagtgtctgccttctgccttcagctccagtcgtgatctcaggggcctgggatcaaggcccgcatcaggctccctgctcagtgaggagcctgcttctccctctccctctgcttcttcccctctgtttgtgctctctcactcttgctctctctcaaataaataaataaacaaaatcttaaaaaaaaaaataaaggcgcgcctgggtagctcagtgggttaaagcctctgccttcatggtcatgatcaggtcatgatctcaggatcctggaatcaagccctgcatgctcagcagggagcctgcttcccttctctgtctctctgcctgcctctctgcctacttgtgatctctgtcaaataaataaataaaaccttaaaaaaaaaagagagaaagaaatttgatacttttttataaagagaaaagaataatgacCTATCAATAAccattctaggggtgcctgggtggctcagtgggttaaagcctctgtcttcggctcaggtcgtgatcccagggtcgtgggatcaagccccacatcgggctctctgctcaacagggagcctgcttctccctctctctctgtctgcctctctgcctacttgtgatctctgtctatcaaatttaaaaaaaaaaaaaaaaaccttttaaaaaaatttaaaaagatttcagtgttgtgaaagagcccaaatgttcatcgactgatcaatggataaagaatacatggtatatgtatacaatggaatattactcagccatcaaaaagaatgaaattttgccatttgcagtgacgtggatagagctagagcgtattatgctaagcgagataagtcagagcaagacaaataccatatgattttactcatatgtagaatttttttcttttaggattttatttatttatttgacagaaaaggagagaattcaagtaggggagaggcagacagagggagaggaggaagcagtctccctgctgagcaaggagtcagatgcagggtttgatcccaggaccctgggatcatgacctgagctgaaggcagatgcctaaccaattgagccacccaggtccccctccaatgtggaatttaagaaacaaaacagatggggGTCCCTGGGagtctcagtccattaagtgtctgccttccactctggtcttgatccccggggtcctgggatagagccccacatcaggctccctgctcagtggggagcctgtttctccctctcccttgcctgccacgccatctgcttgttctctctctttgttaaataaataaataaaatcttaaaaagaaagaaagaaagaaagaaaagaaacaaaacagataaacagatgggaagggaaaaaaaacacagagtggacaacaaaccataagagactctttttttttttttttttttttttttaaagattttatttatttatttgacagagagagatcacaagtaggcagaggggcaggcagagagagagagagagaggaggaagcaggctctctgctgagcagagagcccgatgcgggtctcgatcccaggaccctgggatcatgacctgagctgaaggccaaggctttaacccactgagccactcaggcgcccccataagagactcttaatgttaGAGAACAAACTAGGgtttgatggagggaggtgggtggaggatgggttaaatgggtgatggctaTTCAGGAGGGCACTTATTATCATGAGCACTGATATGTAATGATGAATTagtaaattctactcctgaaaccagtattacactatatactaactaactagaatttaaattaaaaaaaaattaaaaagcagtacCCAACTATATGCTACCTGTAAGAAACAAaccttaaatataaagacacaaataagttaaatgtaaaaggatggaaaaagattaTACCATTGCTAACAACTAATCAATCAAAACAAAGCAGGAATAGCTATAGCTAGAATAATATTAGAGAAGTAGGTTTCAGAGCAAGAAATATTaccaggggggcacctgggtggctcagttgattaaatgtctttctttgggtcccatcatgatcccagggtcctgggatcgagccccacattggttccctgctcagtggggagtctgattctccctctctgtcccttcccccaatctgtgctctctctccctccctctctctctctcaaaataagtaattaaaatctaaaaaaaaaaagaaatattatcatAAATAATGGTCATTTCATAATGATGATAGGGTCAGTTAATCAAGGAGCCATAACaatcttaaacatttatttaactaataataaatcttcaaaatgcATGATGCGAAAAACGCAACTAGAAATAGACAAATATAGTTACAGTCAGGGGTGTCAGTTCCCCTCTCAATAATCCATAGCTCAAGTAAACAGAAAACCAGCAAGGATATAGTAGTCAACTTGATTTTGATTAACACTTAATAGAACCACCCAACAATAGCAGGATTCTCAAgagcacattcttctcaagtgcacacagaacgtTTACCAAATTCAAAAGACTTCAAAGCCACACTAACTATGTTGTCTGACCAcaaggaaattaaattagaaatcattaGCAGAAAGATCGTTGGAAAATCTcgaaatatttggaaacaaaataacACACTTCTAAGTAACCCGTGGAtcaaagaaagaaccaaaagagAAATTCGTGTTTCAAACTGACTTTTATTTTActcattgtttttaagattttatttatttatttgagagagagagagcatggaacaGGGGCACGTGCtcaaacatgagcagggggaggggcagagggagagggagatgcagactccccactgagcaggaagcctgatggcagggccccaggatcatgacctaagctgaagcttaaccagctgagccacccaggcacccctgaactgacttttaaatggaaacacaatGTATCAGAATTTGTGGGATGTCACTAAAACACAGCTTGGTGGGATGGGGGAGCAGGACCTTTATGGCAGTGTATatctatattagaaaaaaaagaaaggtctcgaggcacctgggtggctcagtgggttaagcctctgccttcggctcaggtcatgatcccagagtcctgggatcaagccccgcatcaggctctctgctgagcagggagcctgcttcccttcctctctcgctgcctgcctctctgcctacttgtgatctctgtctgtcaaataaataaataaaatctttaaaaaaaaaaaaagaatatagaaaaaggggtgcctgggtggctctttgagttgggcctctgccttcggctgggatcgtggtcccggggtcctgggatggagccccgcattgggctctctgattggtggggaacctgcttccctctttccctctgcctgcttgtgatctctctctctctctctgccaagtaaataaataggatctaaaaaataaaataaaataaataaagaatctaggggcgcctgggtggctcagtgggttaaagcttctgcctttggatcaggtcatgatccaggctcctgggatcgagccccacatcaggctctctgctcagcagggagcctgcttcctcctctctctctgcctgcctctctgcctacttgtgatctctctctctctctctctctctctgtcaaataaataaataagtaaatcttaaaaaaaaaatcttggggcgcctgtgtggctcagtgggttaagcctctgccttcagctcaggtcatgatctcagggtcctgggatcaagtcccgcatcgggctctctgctcggcagggagcctgcttcctcctctctctctctctctgcttgcctctctgcctacttgtgatctctctctgtcaaataaataaaatcttttttaaaaaaaatctagaaaaaagggcacctagctggctcagtcagtggagcatgtgccctttaatcttggggttgtgagtttgagccccacgttggttgtagagattacttacaaaaaataaaaaataaattaaaaaaaaagaagagccaatGAAACctaaagtaagcagaagaaaagaaataaagatcaaaatggatatcaatgaaatagaaaacagacaaCCATAGAGAAAATCAAGatcataaaattgataaacctctagtcagactgatgaggaaaaaaaaccacaattacCAGTCTTGGGAATGAGAGAGAGGACTACTACAGATTTTACAGATATAgaaagggaatattatgaaaaattttatgccaataaattcaataactcagatgaaatggacaaatttcttaaaaaatccaAAGTACAAATACTTACTCAAGAAGTAACTAACCTGAATAGTCTCATATCTATTAAGGAAACTGGAATTGTAGTTGAAAACCATCTACAAAGAGAACTCCAGACCCATGTGGCTTCACTGagaaattttaccaaatatttaaggaagaaataataccaattctccATAAACTCTTCGTAAAAAATTG contains these protein-coding regions:
- the LOC132023776 gene encoding small integral membrane protein 15-like, whose amino-acid sequence is MASQGVRAHGPGCDAGEAGDGRYGGFAPVPRRGSHLRSRGVLEAEGWENTAPWEWWLDKLDIKPWADCVVKWDAEDPYSPLTKAVSALTPLFPANVILSRKLARMIEARQKEQKKKQNRQETIAEAKQLKKD